One region of Myxococcales bacterium genomic DNA includes:
- the tgt gene encoding tRNA guanosine(34) transglycosylase Tgt, whose product MIADGFSFECKARDGAARCGQLTTPHGTIETPAFMSVATLGAVRGVAAHDLVDLGAQILLANTYHLHERPGESIIEGLGGLHGFTGWQGPWLTDSGGFQVTSMADRVSVDDEGVTFSSPLDGTRRLLTPESVIGIQEALGSDIAMVLDECLKPIADGAAKQTRADVEAALESALDRTLRWAERSAKARKHPRQAVFGIVQGGIAAERRRRSARLTGSIGFDGYAHGGLGLGEERQERRDAIACAHDELEQAAPRYLMGLGKPVDIVDAIAEGVDLFDCVVPTRNGRHGLLFTSQGVLTLRNARFKDDPRPPDPTCNCPTCTRYSRAYLRHLLHIGEVLGSRLATLHNLSFYFQLMKDARRHIEAGTFAGFHSEVEALAGLRAD is encoded by the coding sequence CAACCCTTGGCGCCGTGCGCGGAGTGGCGGCCCATGACCTGGTGGACCTCGGGGCGCAGATCTTGTTGGCCAACACCTATCACCTCCACGAGCGCCCCGGTGAGTCGATCATCGAGGGTCTGGGCGGGCTGCACGGATTTACGGGCTGGCAGGGTCCTTGGCTCACGGACAGCGGTGGCTTCCAGGTGACGTCCATGGCCGATCGTGTTTCCGTCGACGACGAGGGCGTGACGTTTTCCTCGCCCCTCGACGGCACCCGGCGCCTGTTGACCCCCGAGAGCGTGATCGGGATCCAAGAAGCGCTGGGCAGTGATATCGCGATGGTGCTCGACGAATGCTTGAAACCGATCGCAGACGGCGCTGCAAAGCAGACCCGCGCGGACGTCGAAGCTGCTCTCGAATCGGCACTCGACCGCACCTTGCGCTGGGCGGAGCGCAGCGCCAAAGCGCGCAAGCATCCGCGGCAAGCGGTTTTTGGAATCGTGCAGGGGGGAATCGCGGCGGAAAGACGCCGACGCAGCGCGAGACTGACCGGAAGCATCGGGTTCGACGGCTACGCTCACGGTGGCCTCGGCCTGGGCGAAGAACGCCAAGAACGTCGAGATGCGATCGCCTGTGCCCACGACGAACTCGAGCAGGCCGCACCGCGCTACCTGATGGGACTGGGAAAGCCAGTCGATATCGTGGACGCGATTGCCGAGGGAGTCGATTTATTTGACTGCGTCGTCCCCACCCGAAACGGACGCCACGGCCTGCTCTTCACCAGCCAGGGTGTGCTGACGCTGCGAAACGCTCGCTTCAAAGACGACCCGCGTCCGCCGGACCCGACCTGCAACTGCCCCACCTGTACTCGCTACTCCCGCGCTTATCTGCGCCATCTGCTCCATATCGGCGAAGTGCTGGGGTCGCGTCTCGCGACCCTGCACAACCTCAGCTTCTACTTCCAGCTGATGAAAGACGCGCGCCGACACATCGAAGCGGGAACCTTTGCGGGGTTCCACAGCGAAGTCGAAGCCCTCGCTGGGCTGCGAGCGGACTGA